GGTTTCCGACACAATCAAGGGCTTGCAGGATATGGCGGCCGGTTATCGGAAAGAATGGATTTCGTCCACCGTTGGAATCACCGGGAGTGTTGGGAAAACCACCGTGAAAGAAATGTGTGCTGATGTGTTGTCGATGGACGGGCTGACGCACCGGACCGAAGGGAATTTCAACAACCATATCGGGCTGCCGCTCACGATGCTCAATATGCCGCAGCGCGCACGGTACGGCGTTTTTGAAATTGGAATGAATCAGCCCGGCGAGATCGGGCCGCTCACTGGCCTGCTGCGACCGAAATACGGTATTATTACCACCATTGGAAATGCACATCGGGAGGCATTTCAGTCGCTGGAGGATATTGCTCATGAGAAAATGAGGCTGGCGGAGCGGATTCCCGATTCGGGGCTTGTTTTTCTCGACCGTGATAGCCGATGGTTTTCGATGATTCGTCAGCACACGCCGGCGGAGGTTGTGACGGTTTCATTTGAAGGCGAGGCGGATTACACGGGCCGGCGAAGCGGGGAACGCATTATGACGGTGGAGGGGTTTGCTTATACGATCCCGAAACCCGGCGAGTATATGATGCGAAATGCACTCTTTGCTATTGCGCTGGGTCTTCAGCTGAAGCTCTCTCCGGAGGAAATCAATGAAGGGCTTTCCCGGTTCAAGGCTCCGCCGATGCGCTGGGAGAAAACGATCGTGCACGGCATTCATTTTATTAACGATGCCTACAATGCGAATCCCCTTTCAATGCGGGCCAGTCTGAAAACCTTTGCTCAACTTCCGGGGGTCGGGCGGCGCTGGGCGGTGATCGGCGGAATGCGTGAGCTGGGCGCGGTGTCCGGCGATGAGCATGCCGAGCTGGGTCGGTTTGTTGACGGGCTGGGACTTGACGGTGTGATTACGGTGGGCGAGCTTGGGGCGCAGATTCTATGCGACCGGGTGCCGGGATTTTTCCAGACCTTGGAAAAAGCCGAAGCGGCCGCGATATTAAAAGAACAGCTCTCTGCAGGAGCCCATGTGCTGCTGAAGGCATCGCGCGGCGAGGAGCTTGAAAAAGTGATTGGATATTTTGCTGAAATGTCCGGTCCGGAAGGCTAGACGGAACGCGGGCGGCCCGAAGAGGGCTGTTTTTCCGTCTTTTAATCTGAATGGAAATTTTTGAACTGAAGGAACATTGTAATGCTGTACTACCTTTCGCTGTTGGAGGGGACGCTCTCTGAGCTTCGCCTTTTTCAATACATCACTTTTCGCACGCTGGGTGCGGCCTCAACAGCTTTTATTATTTCGCTGCTTTTTGCTCCCTTTTTGATCCGGCAGCTGAAGATTGTCAATTTCGGGGATCAGGTTGAAGATGATCGGGTCGGGGCACTGGATAAAAGCAGGAAAGTGGGGACGCCCACGATGGGCGGACTGTTGATTATTCTTTCGACCTCGGCGGCAACGCTGCTCTGGGCGGTGCCGACGAATATCTATGTTTTGATTTCGCTCGGAACGTTTGTGCTTATGGGAATGATCGGTTTTGCCGATGATCTGCTGAAAATAAAACGCCGCAACGGGCTCAGTGTGAAAATGAAGTTCGGTGCTCAGCTGATTTGGGCTGTGGTTGTTTTTGCGGTGCTTTGGATGGTGCCTGAAACGCGTGA
This is a stretch of genomic DNA from Pontiella agarivorans. It encodes these proteins:
- a CDS encoding UDP-N-acetylmuramoyl-tripeptide--D-alanyl-D-alanine ligase, giving the protein MRSFRPGELSQWVSRLWKNGMPSQSITGISHDTRKIQSGELYVAIRGAHFDGHEFVQTALDKGAVGALVDDRFQGLENCPLLQVSDTIKGLQDMAAGYRKEWISSTVGITGSVGKTTVKEMCADVLSMDGLTHRTEGNFNNHIGLPLTMLNMPQRARYGVFEIGMNQPGEIGPLTGLLRPKYGIITTIGNAHREAFQSLEDIAHEKMRLAERIPDSGLVFLDRDSRWFSMIRQHTPAEVVTVSFEGEADYTGRRSGERIMTVEGFAYTIPKPGEYMMRNALFAIALGLQLKLSPEEINEGLSRFKAPPMRWEKTIVHGIHFINDAYNANPLSMRASLKTFAQLPGVGRRWAVIGGMRELGAVSGDEHAELGRFVDGLGLDGVITVGELGAQILCDRVPGFFQTLEKAEAAAILKEQLSAGAHVLLKASRGEELEKVIGYFAEMSGPEG